One Ranitomeya variabilis isolate aRanVar5 chromosome 5, aRanVar5.hap1, whole genome shotgun sequence DNA window includes the following coding sequences:
- the LOC143773805 gene encoding uncharacterized protein LOC143773805 isoform X2 gives MARTVAHYGCRGERGAGIALQLVTVSEWEERNGRKRHRGTGSEDSANMAPTAVRMRRNRSPEIPFVNAPIAAHTEKSGLKEGEQLPGNRNNDNTDPVSSKLCRKKRKLRKERNHHVVMEQIKNIVKENEQLRIRLLQLNKKTRSR, from the exons ATGGCTAGAACAGTCGCTCACTACGGCTGCCGCGGAGAGCGCGGGGCCGGGATAGCTCTGCAGCTTGTCACCGTCTCCGAGTGGGAGGAGAGGAACGGGAGGAAGCGGCACAGAGGAACAGGCTCCGAGGACAGCGCTAACATGGCCCCCACAGCTGTGAGGATGAGGAGAAACCGTTCCCCAGAGATCCCATTTGTGAATGCGCCCATAGCTGCCCACACAGAGAAGTCAGGACTAAAAGAAGGGGAGCAGCTACCCG gtaATCGTAATAATGACAACACTGATCCTGTGTCTTCTAAATTATGTAGAAAGAAGAGGAAGTTAAGAAAG GAGAGAAATCATCATGTGGTGATGGAACAAATTAAGAATATAGTTAAAGAAAATGAACAACTAAGGATTAGATTGCTGCAATTGAATAAGAAAA
- the LOC143773805 gene encoding uncharacterized protein LOC143773805 isoform X1, which yields MARTVAHYGCRGERGAGIALQLVTVSEWEERNGRKRHRGTGSEDSANMAPTAVRMRRNRSPEIPFVNAPIAAHTEKSGLKEGEQLPGNRNNDNTDPVSSKLCRKKRKLRKERNHHVVMEQIKNIVKENEQLRIRLLQLNKKSKEARSR from the exons ATGGCTAGAACAGTCGCTCACTACGGCTGCCGCGGAGAGCGCGGGGCCGGGATAGCTCTGCAGCTTGTCACCGTCTCCGAGTGGGAGGAGAGGAACGGGAGGAAGCGGCACAGAGGAACAGGCTCCGAGGACAGCGCTAACATGGCCCCCACAGCTGTGAGGATGAGGAGAAACCGTTCCCCAGAGATCCCATTTGTGAATGCGCCCATAGCTGCCCACACAGAGAAGTCAGGACTAAAAGAAGGGGAGCAGCTACCCG gtaATCGTAATAATGACAACACTGATCCTGTGTCTTCTAAATTATGTAGAAAGAAGAGGAAGTTAAGAAAG GAGAGAAATCATCATGTGGTGATGGAACAAATTAAGAATATAGTTAAAGAAAATGAACAACTAAGGATTAGATTGCTGCAATTGAATAAGAAAAGTAAGGAAG